The proteins below come from a single Epinephelus moara isolate mb chromosome 19, YSFRI_EMoa_1.0, whole genome shotgun sequence genomic window:
- the LOC126406814 gene encoding dual specificity protein phosphatase 19-like isoform X2, whose protein sequence is MHSLAQEIQGFSKNRLKKQCTRVTTVTGRRLLERRGDGGEEEEQVEELEEGDGCGFVEDNSLDLQVGVVRPFLLLASQDAAHDIDTLQRHKVSHVLNVAYGVNNLLPDQLVYKTLQILDLPDTNITSYLEECSSFIDQARAQEGVVLVHCNAGVSRSSSIAIGYLMLREELSFDDAYGQVKLARPSIRPNPGFYQQLQSYKP, encoded by the exons CTGAAGAAACAGTGCACGCGTGTTACCACGGTGACGGGCAGGAGGCTGCTGGAGAGGAGgggtgatggaggagaggaggaggagcaggttGAAGAGCTGGAGGAGGGAGATGGATGTGGATTTGTAGAGGATAACAGTCTGGACCTTCAAGTTGGTGTCGTTAGACCCTTCCTGCTGCTGG CCTCTCAGGATGCGGCCCACGACATTGACACCCTGCAGAGACATAAG GTGTCTCATGTGCTAAATGTGGCCTATGGAGTCAATAACCTGCTCCCAGATCAGCTGGTTTATAAGACTCTGCAGATCCTGGACCTCCCAGACACCAACATCACTTCATATCTGGAGGAATGCAGCTCCTTTATAGATCAGGCACGAGCACAG GAAGGTGTGGTGCTGGTCCACTGTAACGCGGGGGTATCGCGCTCCTCCTCCATCGCCATTGGCTACCTGATGTTGAGGGAGGAGCTGTCGTTTGATGACGCGTACGGCCAGGTGAAGCTGGCGAGGCCCTCCATTCGCCCCAACCCCGGCTTCTACCAGCAACTACAGAGCTACAAACCTTAA